The following are from one region of the Takifugu rubripes chromosome 12, fTakRub1.2, whole genome shotgun sequence genome:
- the LOC105417205 gene encoding CD59 glycoprotein-like codes for MTRSAVLCLAVSAAIFGCALSLECYSCAAESPDNCRSQLRCHGNDDSCLKLTSNGTIYAGCMRYSDCNFLTLSSKFVLPEFRFSCCQSDLCNGKKKNWFWQFFG; via the exons ATGACGCGCTCTGCCGTGCTTTGCCTCGCCGTGAGCGCCGCCATATTTGGATGTG CGCTCTCTTTGGAATGCTACTCCTGCGCCGCCGAATCGCCCGACAACTGCAGATCACAGCTGCGGTGCCACGGCAACGACGACAGCTGCCTCAAGCTCACCAGCAACG GAACGATCTACGCCGGCTGTATGAGATACTCAGACTGCAACTTTCTGACCCTGAGTTCCAAATTCGTCCTCCCTGAATTCAGGTTCTCCTGCTGTCAGTCGGATCTCTGCAAtggaaagaagaagaactgGTTTTGGCAATTTTTTGGATAA